Proteins co-encoded in one Syngnathoides biaculeatus isolate LvHL_M chromosome 22, ASM1980259v1, whole genome shotgun sequence genomic window:
- the LOC133495657 gene encoding transmembrane protein 100, with protein MGCSSGRQPPGPVLHPDLDCSHGREANTLPQDSENQNLNSSGSVEGREVKPPESLPTLERLAQATGGTEKSWYRCVFPFGVISLVIGMAGTGVTFTFNTLLQTKVVSVALLCVGVVMLLVAAVCWRAHRLRRRKKKEGGFFTTDLGSL; from the coding sequence ATGGGGTGCTCCTCTGGCCGCCAACCCCCTGGGCCGGTCCTTCACCCAGACTTGGACTGCAGCCACGGCAGAGAGGCCAACACCTTACCCCAGGACTCGGAAAACCAGAATTTAAACAGTTCCGGAAGTGTGGAGGGGCGAGAAGTCAAACCACCGGAGTCTCTCCCCACACTGGAGCGACTGGCTCAAGCTACGGGTGGCACAGAAAAGTCCTGGTACCGCTGCGTGTTCCCTTTCGGGGTGATCTCACTCGTCATCGGCATGGCAGGCACGGGGGTGACGTTCACCTTCAACACTCTGCTCCAGACCAAAGTGGTGTCAGTAGCGTTGCTTTGCGTCGGTGTCGTGATGCTGCTGGTGGCTGCTGTTTGTTGGCGGGCCCACAGAttgagaagaaggaaaaagaaggaGGGGGGGTTCTTCACCACTGATCTGGGTAGTTTGTGA